One genomic region from Streptomyces sp. Li-HN-5-11 encodes:
- a CDS encoding hydrogenase subunit MbhD domain-containing protein: MADVVIVLALLFVAGAATAAVANRDPARQALVLAVLGVALAVLFTVLQAPDVGLSQLAVGSALTPLLIMLSVRKVRRPPARDEDQDGAR, from the coding sequence GTGGCTGACGTGGTCATCGTCCTGGCCCTGCTCTTCGTGGCCGGCGCCGCGACCGCCGCCGTGGCCAACCGCGACCCCGCCCGGCAGGCCCTGGTCCTGGCCGTCCTCGGGGTGGCGCTCGCCGTGCTGTTCACCGTGCTGCAGGCACCCGACGTGGGGCTGTCGCAGCTCGCCGTGGGCTCCGCCCTCACGCCGCTGCTGATCATGCTCTCGGTGCGCAAGGTCAGACGGCCCCCCGCGCGGGACGAGGACCAGGACGGCGCGCGGTGA
- a CDS encoding monovalent cation/H+ antiporter complex subunit F codes for MNGWILAAAVVLTVGMGATLWGVATGPLGRRVVAQNLSNSIVCPGLLLLAQGYGRTSYVDLALVLALLGPVGTLVFARLLADELADDPPQAWGATWAVAAVGTVVVLVLCAVTGPGRAMVKLLVVGALVVGGNLIASRALSGGFPGVRRG; via the coding sequence GTGAACGGCTGGATCCTCGCGGCGGCCGTGGTGCTGACGGTGGGGATGGGGGCGACCCTGTGGGGCGTGGCCACCGGCCCGCTCGGGCGCAGGGTCGTCGCGCAGAATCTGTCCAACTCCATCGTCTGTCCCGGCCTGCTGCTGCTCGCCCAGGGCTACGGCCGCACCTCCTACGTCGATCTCGCCCTGGTCCTGGCCCTGCTGGGACCGGTCGGCACCCTCGTCTTCGCCCGTCTTCTCGCCGACGAACTCGCCGACGACCCGCCGCAGGCGTGGGGGGCGACCTGGGCGGTCGCCGCTGTCGGCACGGTCGTCGTGCTGGTGCTGTGCGCGGTCACGGGACCCGGCAGGGCGATGGTGAAACTCCTGGTGGTCGGGGCACTGGTGGTCGGCGGGAACCTCATCGCCTCGCGGGCGCTGTCCGGCGGTTTCCCGGGGGTGAGACGTGGCTGA
- a CDS encoding VanZ family protein, which produces MARLALRPRTVFRPRAAKAGRAPRPADGGRHPLSWPLRALAMLCAFVFMVAFAVVLARLTLEPSPASAGIAHTNLHPGRSLRAYLSEPGLRDAVKQIGGNLLLGVPFGVLVPVVAPGARGLLRVLLLTATVMLLVEFAQGALITGRAFDIDDVILNTTGALAGYLLLGRRLSRAVHARKRRP; this is translated from the coding sequence ATGGCCCGCCTCGCGTTGCGTCCGCGTACCGTTTTCCGTCCACGCGCGGCCAAGGCCGGGCGTGCTCCGAGGCCGGCCGACGGCGGACGGCACCCGCTTTCCTGGCCCCTGCGGGCGCTGGCGATGCTGTGCGCCTTCGTCTTCATGGTGGCGTTCGCCGTGGTCCTGGCCCGGCTGACGCTGGAGCCGTCGCCCGCGTCGGCGGGAATCGCGCACACCAATCTGCATCCCGGCCGCTCGCTGCGGGCCTATCTCAGCGAGCCCGGGCTGCGGGACGCGGTCAAGCAGATCGGCGGGAACCTGCTGCTGGGTGTGCCGTTCGGTGTGCTGGTGCCGGTGGTGGCGCCGGGGGCGCGGGGACTGCTGCGGGTTCTGCTGCTCACCGCGACGGTGATGCTGCTGGTGGAGTTCGCCCAGGGCGCGCTGATCACCGGGCGGGCCTTCGACATCGACGACGTCATCCTCAACACGACTGGGGCGCTGGCCGGTTACCTGCTTCTGGGCCGGCGGCTGAGCCGGGCCGTCCACGCGCGCAAGCGGCGACCCTGA
- a CDS encoding DNA topoisomerase IB — MRLRTSSCDRPGFRRVRCGRGFRYLDPDGQPLTDPEQLARIRALTIPPAWREVWICPWPDGHLQAVGTDDAGRRQYLYHEEFRAQQEQAKHEHVRQVARTLPEVRARVALDLAGRGLGRPRVTACAVRLLDLGFFRIGSDRHTKENETYGLTTMLREHVTCGHGEIAFSYPAEGGTERVRALVDGQAHAVVRALLRRSRGGERLFVYRDGGAWHDLHGADLNEALRRLSGTDITAKDFRTWHATVLAAVGVAVTTGQARSTPAARRRQIARTVREVSHYLGNTPAVCRSSSIDPKVFERFEEGETIAPVLTRLGEHGSFGRPATQGPVEAAVLDLLEES, encoded by the coding sequence GTGAGGCTGCGTACGAGCTCCTGCGACCGGCCCGGCTTCAGGCGCGTCCGCTGCGGCCGGGGCTTTCGCTACCTGGACCCCGACGGGCAGCCGCTCACGGACCCCGAGCAGCTCGCCCGCATCCGCGCCCTGACGATCCCGCCCGCCTGGCGCGAGGTGTGGATCTGCCCCTGGCCCGACGGCCATCTGCAGGCCGTCGGCACCGACGACGCCGGCCGGCGTCAGTACCTGTACCACGAGGAATTCCGCGCCCAGCAGGAGCAGGCCAAGCACGAGCACGTGCGCCAGGTCGCCCGCACCCTGCCCGAGGTGCGCGCCCGGGTCGCGCTCGACCTCGCCGGGCGCGGCCTGGGCAGGCCCCGGGTCACCGCCTGCGCCGTACGGCTGCTGGACCTCGGCTTCTTCCGGATCGGCAGCGACCGGCACACCAAGGAGAACGAGACCTACGGGCTGACGACGATGCTGCGCGAGCACGTGACCTGCGGCCACGGGGAGATCGCCTTCAGCTACCCGGCCGAGGGCGGTACCGAGCGCGTACGGGCGCTGGTGGACGGGCAGGCGCACGCCGTGGTGCGAGCCCTGCTGCGACGGTCGCGCGGCGGTGAGCGGCTGTTCGTGTACCGGGACGGCGGCGCCTGGCACGACCTGCACGGCGCCGACCTGAACGAGGCTCTGCGGAGGCTGTCCGGAACGGACATCACCGCCAAGGACTTCCGCACCTGGCACGCCACGGTCCTGGCCGCGGTGGGCGTCGCCGTCACCACCGGTCAGGCCAGGTCGACGCCCGCGGCCCGGCGCCGGCAGATCGCCCGCACGGTCCGCGAGGTCAGCCACTACCTCGGCAACACCCCCGCGGTGTGCCGGTCCTCCTCCATCGATCCGAAGGTGTTCGAGCGGTTCGAGGAGGGCGAGACGATCGCCCCCGTGCTCACCCGGCTGGGTGAACACGGGAGTTTCGGGCGTCCGGCCACGCAGGGGCCCGTGGAGGCGGCGGTGCTAGACCTGCTGGAGGAGTCCTGA
- a CDS encoding SDR family oxidoreductase yields the protein MSAPTSPAKVAVITGADSGIGRATAVRLAEAGMDVGITWHSDEKGAEETADEVRGKGRRTAVAQMDLTRLPAAADTLDELCEELGRLDVLVNNAGTGTMTPFLDLALDDVRQVLDVDLVGPFLCGQKAARRMIEQGGGGRIVNVTSVHEHQPRVGAAPYCAAKGGLGLLTQVMALELAEHGITVNAVAPGEIATPMTGQEDTDVRTEHRPGVPLGRPGDAREVAAVIAFLAGPDASYVTGASWSVDGGMLRMGPMAGSHLTGDDWRRP from the coding sequence ATGTCCGCCCCCACCTCGCCCGCCAAGGTGGCCGTGATCACCGGTGCCGACTCCGGTATCGGCCGGGCCACCGCCGTCCGCCTCGCCGAGGCGGGGATGGACGTCGGCATCACCTGGCACAGCGACGAGAAGGGGGCCGAGGAGACCGCCGACGAGGTGCGCGGCAAGGGACGCCGGACGGCCGTCGCCCAGATGGATCTCACCCGGCTGCCCGCCGCCGCGGACACGCTCGACGAGTTGTGCGAGGAGCTCGGCCGGCTCGACGTCCTGGTCAACAACGCCGGTACGGGCACCATGACGCCCTTCCTCGACCTCGCACTGGACGACGTGCGCCAGGTACTGGACGTGGACCTGGTCGGGCCGTTCCTGTGCGGCCAGAAGGCGGCCCGGCGGATGATCGAGCAGGGTGGCGGAGGCCGCATCGTCAACGTGACCTCCGTCCACGAGCACCAGCCGCGCGTGGGCGCCGCCCCCTACTGCGCGGCCAAGGGCGGCCTCGGCCTGCTCACCCAGGTCATGGCCCTGGAACTGGCCGAGCACGGCATCACCGTCAACGCCGTGGCGCCCGGCGAGATCGCCACCCCCATGACCGGCCAGGAGGACACCGACGTCCGCACCGAGCACCGCCCCGGCGTGCCGCTCGGCCGCCCCGGAGACGCCCGCGAGGTCGCCGCCGTGATCGCCTTCCTCGCCGGTCCCGACGCCTCCTACGTCACCGGCGCGTCCTGGAGCGTGGACGGCGGCATGCTGCGCATGGGCCCGATGGCCGGCTCGCACCTGACCGGTGACGACTGGCGGCGCCCCTGA
- a CDS encoding PHP domain-containing protein, with protein MDPVEALERIAFLLERSLAPTYRVRAFRTAARVLSTLPAQEVAERASAGTLESLKGVGPKTAQVVGETLAGQVPGYLRKLEEEARNPRARGGERLRALLRGDCHLHSDWSDGGSPIDEMGRTAARLGHEWAVLTDHSPRLTVARGLSADRLREQLRVVAELNETWAPFRLLTGIECDILDDGSLDQEPELLRQLDVVVVSVHSKLRMDARAMTRRMVAAIRDPHSDVLGHCTGRLVTGRGRPESQFDADAVFAACAETGTAVEINSRPERLDPPRRLLRRALDAGVLFSIDTDAHAPGQLDWQIHGCARAEECGVPAERVVTTWSCDDLLEWTRRRRTPSGVAGT; from the coding sequence ATGGACCCCGTCGAGGCACTGGAGCGGATCGCCTTCCTGCTGGAGCGGTCCCTGGCGCCGACGTACCGTGTGCGCGCCTTCCGTACCGCCGCACGGGTGCTGTCCACCCTGCCCGCGCAGGAGGTGGCCGAGCGGGCGTCGGCCGGCACGCTGGAGTCGCTCAAGGGGGTGGGCCCGAAGACGGCCCAGGTGGTGGGCGAGACGCTGGCCGGGCAGGTGCCCGGTTATCTGCGGAAGCTGGAGGAGGAGGCGCGCAATCCGCGGGCCCGGGGCGGCGAGCGGCTGCGGGCGCTGCTGCGCGGGGACTGCCATCTGCACTCGGACTGGTCCGACGGCGGCAGCCCGATCGACGAGATGGGCCGGACGGCGGCGCGCCTCGGGCACGAGTGGGCGGTGCTCACGGACCACTCGCCCCGGCTGACGGTGGCGCGCGGACTGTCCGCGGACCGGCTGCGCGAACAGCTGCGGGTGGTGGCGGAGCTGAACGAGACGTGGGCCCCGTTCCGGCTGCTGACCGGCATCGAGTGCGACATCCTCGACGACGGTTCGCTCGACCAGGAGCCCGAGTTGCTGCGGCAGCTGGACGTCGTGGTGGTGTCGGTGCACTCCAAGCTGCGGATGGACGCCCGCGCCATGACCCGGCGGATGGTGGCCGCCATACGCGATCCGCACTCCGACGTCCTGGGGCACTGCACCGGGCGGCTGGTCACCGGGCGGGGGCGGCCGGAGTCGCAGTTCGACGCGGACGCGGTGTTCGCCGCGTGCGCCGAGACGGGCACGGCCGTGGAGATCAACAGCCGGCCCGAGCGGCTGGACCCGCCCCGGCGGCTGCTGCGCCGCGCCCTTGACGCGGGCGTGCTGTTCTCGATCGACACCGACGCGCACGCGCCCGGCCAGCTGGACTGGCAGATCCACGGCTGCGCGCGGGCCGAGGAGTGCGGGGTGCCCGCCGAGCGCGTCGTGACCACGTGGTCCTGCGACGACCTGCTGGAGTGGACCCGGCGGCGCCGTACGCCGTCCGGAGTGGCCGGCACCTGA
- a CDS encoding HAD family hydrolase, with the protein MDRAAVFDVDGTLVDTNHLHVTTWWEAFRQAGHRVPMHAIHRSVGLGSADLVAHLLGEDRDKEQDARLSAAHTALYAQYFDRLPALRDAGRLLRKLHGDGWTVVLATSASGAELSALRRAIDADDAIAATASADDVEEGKPAPEPVEHALELAGVPAERAVFVGDTVWDMRAGSRAGVRCVGVLCGGIPRADLEQAGASAVYDDPAHLLASLPDSPLA; encoded by the coding sequence ATGGACCGTGCGGCCGTGTTCGACGTCGACGGAACCCTCGTCGACACCAACCACCTCCACGTCACCACATGGTGGGAGGCCTTCCGGCAGGCGGGCCACCGGGTGCCCATGCACGCCATCCACCGGTCCGTGGGGCTCGGCTCCGCCGATCTGGTCGCGCACCTGCTCGGCGAGGACCGCGACAAGGAACAGGACGCCCGGCTGAGCGCGGCCCACACCGCGCTCTACGCCCAGTACTTCGACCGGCTGCCCGCGCTGAGGGACGCCGGGCGGCTGCTGCGGAAGCTGCACGGTGACGGCTGGACGGTCGTGCTCGCCACCTCGGCGAGCGGCGCGGAACTGAGCGCGCTGCGCCGCGCGATCGACGCGGACGACGCCATCGCCGCGACGGCGAGCGCCGACGACGTCGAGGAGGGCAAGCCCGCGCCCGAGCCGGTCGAGCACGCGCTGGAGCTCGCCGGAGTGCCCGCCGAGCGGGCGGTGTTCGTGGGAGACACCGTCTGGGACATGCGGGCGGGCAGCAGGGCCGGCGTGCGCTGTGTGGGCGTGCTGTGCGGCGGCATCCCGCGAGCCGACCTGGAACAGGCCGGGGCGTCCGCGGTCTACGACGACCCCGCGCACCTGCTGGCGTCCCTGCCGGACAGCCCACTGGCCTGA
- a CDS encoding FUSC family protein produces the protein MKRETEDSQQTPPRAPGPARQHRARALGRAVTGARPVRTVREEARRAGRAVRAAGRGPGRERDLVVQSLKAAAAALTAWFVASDWLGDPMALMAPWVALVMVQATVFSSLRRAAQQCTAICAGTLLASAAQAVTGHTLGALAVSLPVLMLLSNWSRFGDQGIYGATTAVFTLASDSVSASAVGHRLGQAVLGAAIGVAVNALVLPPIHLRDVRENLAALAREAGDLLCAIAGDLRDADWDARTASGWSSGSARLEHRLETLHSARRWSRESLRLTNGPLRALRRAPSYVPPDTEDERWSRVTGHIRALTRTLMVAADENRTPEPPDAAVLRTYARLLELIAEACHAESRRLLEGPPTGTADARAEETRRELHQRLQAGLRARADQEPDRTAVLGSLLLQAENLWAETVTDAATA, from the coding sequence ATGAAGCGCGAGACGGAGGATTCACAGCAGACACCACCGCGGGCTCCCGGGCCGGCTCGACAACACCGGGCGCGTGCCCTCGGCCGGGCCGTCACCGGCGCCCGGCCGGTCCGCACGGTGCGCGAGGAGGCGCGGCGGGCCGGGCGTGCCGTCCGCGCGGCCGGGCGCGGCCCCGGCAGGGAACGGGACCTGGTCGTGCAGTCGCTCAAGGCAGCGGCGGCGGCCCTGACGGCCTGGTTCGTGGCGAGCGACTGGCTGGGCGACCCGATGGCCCTGATGGCGCCCTGGGTGGCGCTGGTCATGGTGCAGGCGACGGTGTTCAGCTCGCTGCGCCGGGCCGCGCAGCAGTGCACGGCGATCTGCGCCGGGACGCTGCTCGCCTCGGCGGCGCAGGCGGTCACCGGCCACACTCTGGGCGCGCTCGCCGTGTCCCTGCCCGTGCTCATGCTCCTGTCGAACTGGTCGCGCTTCGGCGACCAGGGGATCTACGGGGCCACCACGGCCGTGTTCACGCTCGCCTCGGACAGCGTCTCCGCCTCGGCGGTCGGGCACCGGCTGGGACAGGCGGTGCTCGGGGCGGCGATCGGGGTCGCCGTCAACGCGCTCGTCCTGCCGCCGATCCATCTGCGGGACGTCCGGGAGAACCTCGCCGCGCTCGCCCGGGAGGCGGGCGATCTCCTGTGCGCGATCGCCGGGGACCTGCGGGACGCTGACTGGGACGCGCGGACCGCGAGCGGCTGGTCCAGCGGCTCGGCCCGGCTCGAACACCGCCTGGAGACGCTGCACTCGGCCCGCCGCTGGAGCCGGGAGAGCCTGCGCCTGACGAACGGTCCGCTGCGCGCCCTGCGCAGGGCCCCGTCCTACGTACCGCCCGACACGGAGGACGAGCGCTGGAGCAGGGTCACCGGGCACATCCGGGCGCTCACCCGGACCCTCATGGTCGCGGCGGACGAAAACCGCACGCCCGAGCCGCCGGACGCCGCCGTCCTGCGCACGTACGCGCGTCTGCTGGAGCTGATCGCCGAGGCATGCCATGCGGAGAGCCGCCGCCTGCTCGAGGGCCCGCCGACCGGGACGGCGGACGCCCGGGCCGAGGAGACACGGCGGGAACTGCACCAGCGCCTCCAGGCGGGACTGCGTGCGCGGGCCGATCAGGAGCCGGACCGCACCGCGGTCCTCGGCTCGCTGCTGCTCCAGGCCGAGAACCTGTGGGCGGAGACCGTCACGGACGCCGCGACGGCGTGA
- a CDS encoding alpha/beta hydrolase, which produces MPYFTSPADGTRLHYTDYGPADGPVAVFVNSAYAGTEMWEFQALPLAEEGYRCVGLDRRGHGRSDNVWGGYDLDTLADDLYGLLDHLDLRDTTLIGHSMGSVEITRCLTRHGSGRVARVAFVGGIAPGVVRSADNPDGTEQAAVLAANELSRRDRAAFFTAGVDGFFALDRPGNKVSAEFAQYLVSHCLTATARATAAVQALVAAVDVAPELPKLDVPVLILHGTHDTSAPLEATGNRAARLIPDATLKLYENAGHGFFVTHADQLTNDLREFMTTGTAGTGTAA; this is translated from the coding sequence ATGCCGTACTTCACCAGCCCCGCCGACGGCACACGACTCCACTACACCGACTACGGACCGGCGGACGGACCCGTGGCGGTGTTCGTGAACAGCGCCTACGCCGGCACCGAGATGTGGGAGTTCCAGGCGCTGCCGCTGGCGGAGGAGGGCTACCGCTGCGTCGGCCTGGACCGGCGGGGCCACGGGCGCTCCGACAACGTGTGGGGCGGCTACGACCTCGACACCCTGGCCGACGACCTGTACGGGCTGCTCGACCATCTGGATCTGCGGGACACCACCTTGATCGGCCACTCGATGGGCAGCGTCGAGATCACGCGCTGCCTGACCCGGCACGGTTCCGGCCGGGTGGCCCGCGTCGCCTTCGTCGGCGGCATCGCCCCCGGCGTGGTGCGCTCGGCCGACAACCCGGACGGGACGGAACAGGCCGCCGTGCTCGCCGCCAACGAACTCTCGCGCCGTGACCGGGCGGCGTTCTTCACCGCCGGCGTCGACGGGTTCTTCGCGCTCGACCGGCCCGGAAACAAGGTGTCGGCGGAGTTCGCTCAGTACCTCGTCAGCCACTGCCTGACCGCCACCGCCCGCGCCACGGCCGCCGTGCAGGCCCTGGTCGCCGCCGTGGACGTCGCTCCCGAACTGCCCAAGCTCGACGTCCCGGTGCTCATCCTGCACGGCACCCACGACACCTCCGCCCCCCTTGAGGCGACCGGCAACCGCGCCGCCAGGCTGATCCCGGACGCCACCCTGAAGCTCTACGAGAACGCCGGCCACGGGTTCTTCGTCACCCACGCCGACCAACTCACCAACGACCTCCGCGAGTTCATGACCACGGGAACCGCGGGGACAGGGACCGCAGCCTGA
- a CDS encoding SDR family oxidoreductase, which yields MSSASGKRVVVTGATGNVGTSVVQVLSEDPEVGSVRGLARRIPQLSPPKTEWSAVDVASEQAGLAAEFEGADAVIHLAWAFQPTHDPATTWRTNVLGSMRVFEAVAAARVPVLVHASSVGAYSPGPKDHAVDESWPTHGWPDAAYTREKAYLERALDTFERDHSDVRVVRMRPAFLFKRESASEQRRIFGGRFLPGPLARPELLPFLPDIPGLRVQALHTDDAARAYQRALHQDVRGAFNLASDPPLDARVLGELLGARPVRLPRTAVRSAVAAAWGLHLLPASPHLFDAVLRLPLMDCTRAHTELGWHPRRTATEVIQEFLQGLQRGEGAETEPLRGRKVG from the coding sequence GTGAGCAGCGCGTCGGGCAAGAGGGTCGTCGTCACGGGTGCGACCGGCAACGTCGGCACGAGTGTGGTCCAGGTACTCTCGGAGGATCCCGAAGTCGGATCGGTGCGGGGACTGGCCCGCCGGATTCCGCAGCTGTCGCCGCCGAAGACGGAGTGGTCGGCCGTCGACGTGGCCTCCGAGCAGGCAGGACTGGCGGCGGAGTTCGAAGGCGCCGACGCCGTGATCCATCTGGCGTGGGCGTTCCAGCCGACGCACGATCCGGCGACGACATGGCGCACCAACGTCCTCGGCAGCATGCGGGTCTTCGAGGCGGTGGCCGCCGCGCGGGTCCCGGTGCTGGTGCACGCGTCGTCGGTCGGCGCGTACTCGCCGGGGCCGAAGGACCACGCGGTGGACGAGTCGTGGCCGACACACGGCTGGCCGGACGCCGCGTACACCCGGGAGAAGGCCTACCTCGAACGGGCCCTGGACACCTTCGAGCGGGACCACTCCGACGTGCGGGTGGTGCGGATGCGGCCCGCCTTCCTCTTCAAGCGGGAGTCGGCGAGCGAACAGCGCCGTATCTTCGGCGGCCGTTTCCTGCCGGGGCCGCTGGCCCGGCCCGAGCTGCTGCCCTTCCTGCCGGACATCCCCGGACTGCGGGTGCAGGCCCTGCACACGGACGACGCCGCCCGGGCGTACCAGCGGGCACTGCACCAGGACGTGCGGGGAGCCTTCAACCTGGCCTCCGACCCGCCGCTGGACGCCCGGGTGCTGGGCGAGCTGCTCGGCGCCCGTCCCGTGCGTCTGCCGCGTACGGCGGTCCGCTCGGCGGTCGCCGCCGCCTGGGGCCTGCACCTGCTCCCCGCCTCGCCCCACCTCTTCGACGCCGTGCTGCGCCTGCCGCTGATGGACTGCACCCGGGCCCACACCGAACTCGGCTGGCATCCGCGGCGTACGGCGACCGAGGTGATCCAGGAGTTCCTGCAGGGACTGCAGCGCGGCGAGGGCGCGGAGACGGAGCCGCTGCGAGGGCGCAAGGTCGGCTGA
- a CDS encoding DUF6624 domain-containing protein, which yields MKGSMERRLGENADSPADSTFASGNPSDGPCGDSSDAPARHPLVPRQGGGAPTEGADTSEGADTAVGTETSESAGTSVSAAQPAAAPVDAASGCGHQATPLSPALASAVADELVRRAEEDRDLTREAGAAPTPQRRGRIVRCHRDNAEALAAIVGRHGWPADDVVGAQASTAALMILLHAPDLRFRLHCRDLIAQATADGRCPAVHLAYIADHCAVELGEPQFYGTRINPVTLRPYPVRRPQNLDERRRDVGLGPLEEQMRALRLQT from the coding sequence ATGAAGGGCTCGATGGAACGCCGCCTCGGAGAGAACGCCGACAGCCCGGCGGACAGCACCTTTGCCTCCGGCAACCCGTCCGACGGCCCGTGCGGCGACTCGTCCGACGCCCCCGCACGGCACCCCTTGGTCCCACGCCAGGGAGGCGGGGCACCCACGGAGGGCGCAGACACCTCGGAGGGCGCAGACACCGCGGTGGGCACAGAGACCTCGGAAAGCGCAGGCACCTCGGTCAGCGCGGCACAGCCCGCTGCGGCGCCGGTGGACGCCGCTTCGGGCTGTGGGCACCAGGCGACTCCGCTGTCGCCGGCGCTCGCCTCAGCGGTGGCGGACGAACTGGTGCGCAGGGCCGAGGAGGACCGGGATCTGACGCGGGAGGCGGGCGCGGCCCCCACGCCGCAGCGCCGCGGCCGCATCGTCCGGTGCCACCGGGACAACGCCGAGGCCCTCGCCGCGATCGTCGGCCGGCACGGCTGGCCGGCCGACGACGTGGTCGGTGCGCAGGCGTCGACGGCGGCGCTGATGATCCTGCTGCACGCCCCGGACCTGCGCTTCCGGCTGCACTGCCGGGACCTGATAGCGCAGGCCACGGCGGACGGCCGCTGCCCGGCGGTCCACCTGGCGTACATCGCCGACCACTGCGCCGTGGAACTGGGCGAGCCGCAGTTCTACGGGACGCGGATCAACCCCGTGACGCTCCGCCCGTATCCGGTCCGCCGGCCCCAGAACCTCGACGAGCGCCGCCGCGACGTCGGCCTCGGCCCGCTGGAGGAGCAGATGCGCGCGCTGCGCCTGCAGACCTGA
- a CDS encoding ATP-binding protein, whose translation MTASRAERRGPSRSPADAENGTAGRPPAGRVRPAGAAADDPLRLRCTVPADPSRAAAVRRLVTDHLTRLRLSAEQCDSAVLATDELFANAVKHASTDPHDTVTVTIEWTGCTLRVTVADHSPVRPCPRAACEAAESGRGLAIVAALADDWGMAPPEPGSPGKRVWFTLRRRGAAP comes from the coding sequence ATGACGGCATCCAGGGCCGAGCGCCGCGGGCCGTCGCGCTCACCGGCCGACGCCGAGAACGGGACGGCGGGCCGCCCGCCGGCGGGCCGTGTCCGGCCGGCCGGGGCCGCCGCGGACGACCCCCTCCGTCTGCGGTGCACCGTGCCGGCGGACCCCTCCCGGGCGGCCGCCGTGCGGCGCCTGGTGACCGACCACCTCACCCGCCTGCGGCTGTCGGCCGAGCAGTGCGACAGCGCGGTCCTGGCGACGGACGAACTGTTCGCCAACGCCGTCAAGCACGCGAGCACCGACCCGCACGACACGGTCACCGTCACCATCGAGTGGACCGGGTGCACCCTGCGCGTGACGGTCGCCGACCACTCTCCCGTACGGCCGTGCCCGCGTGCGGCGTGCGAGGCCGCGGAGTCGGGACGCGGGCTGGCCATCGTCGCCGCGCTGGCCGACGACTGGGGCATGGCACCGCCCGAGCCCGGAAGCCCGGGCAAGAGAGTGTGGTTCACCCTGCGGAGGAGGGGTGCGGCGCCATGA
- a CDS encoding helix-turn-helix domain-containing protein: protein MVLGKRLRQLREQAGVSFEDAARAIEVTPLTVRRIEKAEVGLRIPYVKELLRTYGVPAKEADDFLTLAREANQPGWWYKYRDVLPEWFKAYVSLESEASVIRLYEPHYVPGLLQTHDYATALMRVGFPNESKEDIARRVALRLRRQDLLAKPDAPAVWAILDETVLRRPVGGVEVMRAQMDRLIEVLDMPKVRIQVMRLSVGAHPGAYGPFHHFRFGFSELPDIVYTENLGGSVYYDRPEDVVAHLEVLDRMSVQAEPVARTRDILTELRKEL from the coding sequence ATGGTTCTCGGCAAGCGCCTGCGTCAGCTGCGGGAGCAGGCAGGTGTGTCCTTCGAGGACGCCGCCCGGGCCATCGAGGTGACGCCCTTGACCGTCCGCCGGATCGAGAAGGCCGAGGTCGGGCTGCGCATCCCGTACGTCAAGGAGCTGCTGCGCACCTACGGAGTCCCGGCCAAGGAGGCCGACGACTTCCTCACCCTGGCGCGGGAGGCCAACCAGCCCGGGTGGTGGTACAAGTACCGCGACGTGCTGCCGGAGTGGTTCAAGGCGTACGTGAGCCTGGAGAGCGAGGCCAGCGTCATCCGCCTCTACGAACCGCACTACGTGCCCGGCCTGTTGCAGACCCACGACTACGCCACCGCGCTCATGCGCGTCGGCTTCCCCAACGAGTCGAAGGAGGACATCGCCCGCCGCGTGGCCCTGCGCCTCAGGCGCCAGGACCTGCTCGCCAAGCCGGACGCGCCCGCCGTCTGGGCCATCCTGGACGAGACGGTGCTGCGCCGTCCCGTCGGCGGCGTCGAGGTGATGCGGGCCCAGATGGACCGGCTCATCGAGGTCCTGGACATGCCGAAGGTGCGGATCCAGGTCATGCGCCTGTCCGTGGGGGCCCACCCGGGCGCCTACGGCCCCTTCCACCACTTCCGGTTCGGCTTCTCCGAACTGCCCGACATCGTCTACACCGAGAACCTCGGGGGCTCCGTCTACTACGACCGGCCGGAGGACGTCGTCGCTCACCTGGAGGTACTGGACCGGATGTCCGTGCAGGCGGAACCGGTCGCACGGACCAGGGACATCCTGACCGAACTGCGCAAGGAGTTGTGA
- a CDS encoding DUF397 domain-containing protein translates to MATNDPVRNGVPARELGTEGWHKPWSGTNGGSCVEAKRLPDGRVAFRQSTDPEGPALIYTRDEMITFLEGAKAGLADFLVD, encoded by the coding sequence ATGGCAACCAACGACCCCGTCCGCAACGGCGTTCCCGCCCGTGAACTGGGCACCGAGGGCTGGCACAAGCCCTGGAGCGGCACCAACGGCGGTTCCTGCGTCGAGGCCAAGCGCCTGCCCGACGGCAGGGTCGCCTTCCGCCAGTCCACCGATCCCGAGGGACCCGCGCTGATCTACACCCGGGACGAGATGATCACGTTCCTGGAGGGCGCCAAGGCCGGTTTGGCGGACTTCCTGGTCGACTGA